One part of the Clostridium thermosuccinogenes genome encodes these proteins:
- a CDS encoding glycoside hydrolase family 95 protein → MREKRAGSLRMFYEKPGEKWLDALPLGNGRIGAMVYGRANDEIIQLNETTFWSGEASKGNVVEESPELVKEIRKYLFNNDYEKARELCHKITGRKLNYGTNLPVGDMKLDFGSRTGNYTNFYRELDLSAGIVKVTYNHDDNEYKEEVFVSNPHQVAVVKVISKLPGKLGFRISFQGMNSTMAVHADSRGDLVISGNAFENIHSDGKTGVAIHGRIRVLTDNGHICQEAHALNVEGADSAVVLVALRTNFECSEPFQDCLDKIEKAAMLSYEELKEEHIKEHSSLMNRMLLSLGHGCHDDVPTDQRIERVRNGEADPGLDALLFNYGRYLIIGSSRENSPLPNHLQGIWNDGLACQMEWTCDMHLDINTQMNYWPTEAANLSECNMPLFKWISERLVPSGAHTAKVHYGCRGWTAHTVSNAWGYSAPGWGESWGIWPMGGVWIATHLWEHYLYTGDKEFLEKAAYPVLKGAAEFVLDYLVQDLEKGYLLSGPSFSPENSFLINGQSYSNTMGPTFDTVLSREIFNICIEAAKILDCDADFSDRLKDACGKLPDFAVGKEGQLQEWLQDFEASDPHHRHISHLLALYPFSQITVDKTPELSAAARRSIDLRVSPEGSYEESNWGYALLEAYFARLKDGNEAYKYIQGAIRGLTYDNLFICHPVFEGYEVGIYELDGNTGMSAAVLEMLLQSHEGIIELLPALPNAWDAGYVKGICARGGFVIDMEWENHSLKKFP, encoded by the coding sequence ATGAGGGAAAAAAGAGCAGGCAGTTTAAGGATGTTCTATGAAAAGCCGGGTGAAAAATGGCTCGATGCCCTTCCCCTTGGCAACGGACGGATAGGAGCCATGGTATACGGGAGAGCCAATGATGAAATAATCCAGCTGAATGAAACCACCTTTTGGTCCGGAGAAGCTTCGAAGGGAAACGTGGTGGAAGAAAGCCCGGAGCTTGTAAAAGAGATAAGAAAATACCTTTTCAATAATGATTATGAAAAGGCCAGAGAGCTTTGCCACAAAATAACGGGCAGGAAGCTGAATTACGGCACAAATTTGCCGGTAGGGGACATGAAACTGGACTTCGGCTCCCGCACCGGCAATTATACAAACTTTTACCGAGAGCTGGACTTGAGCGCCGGAATTGTAAAAGTGACGTATAATCACGATGATAATGAATATAAAGAAGAGGTGTTTGTTTCAAATCCTCACCAGGTGGCGGTTGTGAAGGTAATCTCAAAGCTTCCCGGCAAGCTTGGTTTCAGAATAAGCTTTCAGGGAATGAACAGCACAATGGCAGTACATGCGGATAGCCGAGGAGATCTTGTCATTTCAGGCAATGCTTTTGAGAATATACATAGCGATGGGAAAACCGGAGTTGCAATCCATGGAAGAATACGCGTCCTGACGGATAACGGACATATATGCCAGGAGGCTCACGCTCTCAATGTAGAAGGCGCGGATTCGGCTGTGGTGCTGGTGGCCCTGAGGACAAACTTTGAGTGTTCGGAGCCTTTCCAGGATTGCCTTGACAAAATAGAGAAGGCGGCCATGTTATCCTATGAAGAATTAAAGGAAGAACACATAAAAGAACACAGCAGTCTGATGAACCGCATGTTGCTGAGCCTTGGGCATGGCTGCCATGATGATGTTCCGACGGACCAGCGTATTGAAAGGGTAAGGAACGGAGAGGCCGATCCCGGATTGGATGCGCTGTTGTTCAATTACGGCCGTTATCTGATCATTGGAAGCTCCAGAGAGAATTCTCCCCTGCCCAATCATCTGCAGGGTATCTGGAATGACGGCCTTGCATGCCAGATGGAATGGACCTGCGATATGCACCTCGATATAAACACCCAGATGAACTACTGGCCGACGGAAGCTGCAAACCTCAGCGAATGCAATATGCCGTTATTCAAGTGGATTTCAGAAAGGCTTGTACCATCAGGTGCCCATACTGCAAAGGTGCATTATGGATGCAGGGGATGGACTGCCCACACTGTTTCCAACGCCTGGGGATATTCTGCACCAGGATGGGGCGAATCCTGGGGAATATGGCCCATGGGGGGAGTGTGGATTGCAACCCACTTGTGGGAGCATTATCTATATACCGGGGACAAGGAGTTCCTGGAAAAGGCCGCATATCCGGTTTTAAAGGGGGCTGCGGAATTTGTTCTGGATTACCTGGTGCAGGACCTGGAAAAGGGATATCTTTTGAGCGGTCCTTCCTTCTCGCCGGAAAACAGCTTCCTTATAAACGGGCAATCCTACTCCAATACGATGGGACCTACGTTTGATACGGTACTGAGCCGCGAGATTTTCAATATTTGCATTGAAGCAGCAAAGATATTAGACTGTGATGCTGATTTTTCCGACCGGTTAAAGGATGCTTGCGGAAAGCTTCCGGATTTTGCCGTGGGAAAGGAAGGACAGCTGCAGGAATGGCTTCAGGATTTTGAAGCTTCCGATCCTCATCACAGGCATATTTCGCACCTTTTGGCACTTTATCCTTTCAGCCAGATTACGGTGGACAAAACCCCTGAACTCAGTGCTGCAGCCAGAAGAAGCATAGACTTGAGGGTGAGTCCGGAGGGCTCCTATGAGGAATCAAATTGGGGTTATGCCCTTTTGGAGGCTTACTTTGCCCGGTTGAAGGATGGGAATGAGGCATATAAATATATACAAGGTGCAATCCGGGGATTGACATATGATAATCTCTTTATCTGCCATCCTGTTTTTGAGGGATATGAAGTGGGCATTTATGAGCTGGATGGAAATACAGGCATGAGTGCGGCCGTGCTTGAGATGCTCCTTCAAAGCCATGAAGGCATAATTGAACTGCTGCCGGCGTTGCCAAATGCCTGGGATGCGGGATATGTCAAGGGTATTTGTGCAAGGGGCGGCTTTGTGATCGACATGGAATGGGAAAATCACAGTCTTAAAAAGTTTCCATAA
- a CDS encoding alpha-galactosidase translates to MSISYCKEKKLWILETKNTSYVIGVDEENNLQNVYWGSKLPYIGDYSPADISKGHSSFDFREGFANLEFPAWGGLLYSEPCLKATFSDNVRNLSLKYDDYEIVRNSENVSDESMSELRIDLKDSLSYRLRVRLYFRIYEEFDIIEKYAEVINEGEQPVTLESIQSGAWYLPEGMDYRLTHLIGRWSGETQLRQTFLTEGKKVMESRRGTTSPHANPWFAIDNGKADEDYGSVWFGALAWSGNWKMVFELSSFGQLKITGGINDFDFSWHLKPNCTFTTPVFTAGYTENGFGSASRLMHSYQLKHILPKEHASEFRKVIYNSWEATYFNVNAENQRSLAEKAASIGVEVFVIDDGWFGERNSDRAGLGDWFVNRNKFPDGLAPLIKTVNELGMDFGIWVEPEMVNPDSKLYREHPDWVYHFPGLPRTEARNQLVLNLARDDVKQYIYNFMDKLLGENNIKFIKWDMNRHFTEPGWPEAAAEEQKEIWVRHTLSIYEIVERLKAKYPSVVFESCSGGGGRVDLGILRRMDEFWPSDNTDAFDRLKIQEGFAYAYLPKAMVAWVTDSPNWLNGRKLPLTYRFHSAMMGTLGIGGNLNHWSEEELKTAKEMISLYKEIRPIVQEGNLYRLLSPRTNEVAAVEYTAKDGSEALVFAFLHSSQFGVGSKTLYLKGLESKALYKVEGSDGLTSGAALMKKGLEVNLKGDFDSKLIRIKKVDYI, encoded by the coding sequence ATGAGTATAAGTTATTGCAAAGAAAAGAAACTGTGGATACTTGAAACAAAGAACACTTCCTATGTCATCGGAGTGGATGAAGAAAACAATTTGCAAAATGTCTACTGGGGCAGCAAGTTGCCCTATATTGGTGATTACAGCCCTGCAGACATCAGTAAGGGACATTCTTCCTTTGATTTCAGGGAAGGCTTTGCGAACCTTGAATTTCCGGCATGGGGCGGGCTGCTTTATTCAGAGCCATGCCTCAAGGCAACCTTTTCGGACAATGTGAGAAATCTGTCCCTTAAATATGATGACTATGAAATTGTCAGAAATTCAGAGAATGTGTCCGATGAATCCATGTCGGAGCTGAGGATTGATTTAAAAGACAGCCTGTCCTATCGGCTTCGTGTCAGATTATATTTCAGGATATATGAGGAATTCGATATAATTGAAAAATATGCCGAAGTCATTAATGAAGGTGAGCAGCCTGTTACGTTGGAGAGCATACAATCCGGTGCCTGGTATCTGCCTGAAGGCATGGATTACCGGCTGACCCATCTGATCGGCCGCTGGAGTGGGGAAACGCAGCTAAGGCAGACCTTTCTTACGGAAGGGAAGAAGGTTATGGAGAGCAGAAGGGGCACTACCAGCCCCCATGCCAATCCATGGTTTGCAATAGATAACGGAAAGGCGGATGAAGACTATGGCAGCGTTTGGTTTGGTGCCCTGGCCTGGAGCGGAAACTGGAAGATGGTTTTTGAGCTGAGCTCCTTCGGACAGCTTAAGATAACGGGGGGCATCAACGATTTTGATTTTTCCTGGCATTTAAAACCCAATTGCACATTTACAACCCCTGTTTTCACTGCCGGATATACGGAAAATGGCTTTGGAAGCGCCAGCAGACTTATGCATTCATACCAGCTGAAACATATACTCCCTAAAGAGCATGCATCTGAATTCAGAAAAGTTATATATAATTCCTGGGAAGCGACTTACTTCAATGTAAATGCGGAAAACCAGAGATCCCTCGCCGAAAAGGCGGCTTCAATAGGAGTGGAGGTTTTTGTTATTGATGACGGCTGGTTTGGAGAGCGTAACAGCGACAGGGCAGGATTGGGAGACTGGTTTGTGAACAGGAATAAATTCCCGGACGGCCTAGCACCACTAATTAAAACCGTGAATGAGCTGGGGATGGATTTTGGAATATGGGTTGAGCCGGAAATGGTAAATCCCGACAGCAAGCTTTACCGGGAGCATCCTGACTGGGTATACCATTTTCCCGGCCTGCCGAGGACCGAGGCCAGAAACCAGCTGGTTCTGAATCTGGCAAGGGATGATGTCAAGCAGTATATCTATAATTTTATGGATAAACTCCTGGGGGAAAACAATATTAAGTTTATCAAATGGGACATGAACAGGCACTTTACCGAGCCGGGATGGCCGGAGGCTGCAGCAGAGGAGCAGAAGGAAATCTGGGTAAGGCATACCTTAAGCATTTATGAAATAGTAGAAAGACTAAAAGCCAAGTATCCGTCTGTGGTGTTTGAATCCTGCTCCGGCGGAGGAGGCCGTGTGGATCTTGGTATTTTGAGGCGTATGGATGAATTCTGGCCCAGTGATAATACGGATGCTTTTGACCGCCTTAAGATACAGGAGGGATTTGCCTATGCATATCTTCCCAAGGCCATGGTGGCATGGGTGACCGATTCACCAAACTGGCTGAACGGAAGGAAGCTGCCGCTTACTTACAGATTCCACAGCGCCATGATGGGTACCCTCGGTATAGGAGGCAACCTGAACCATTGGTCGGAGGAAGAACTCAAGACGGCCAAAGAAATGATCTCTCTCTACAAGGAAATAAGGCCGATTGTGCAGGAAGGAAATCTGTACAGGCTTCTCTCGCCCAGGACGAATGAGGTGGCAGCAGTGGAGTACACTGCAAAAGACGGGTCGGAAGCTCTGGTATTTGCCTTTTTGCATTCGTCCCAGTTTGGAGTAGGTTCAAAGACACTTTATCTTAAGGGACTTGAAAGCAAAGCTTTATATAAGGTAGAGGGTTCCGATGGATTGACAAGCGGCGCCGCATTGATGAAAAAAGGCCTGGAGGTCAATCTTAAGGGGGATTTTGACAGCAAGCTGATAAGAATTAAAAAGGTGGATTATATATAG
- a CDS encoding AraC family transcriptional regulator, with product MYTIESGVLEGSCAFFNSPSNVAKSLFFYISSLGHFYCDHNYRVKRDKFDSYLLMYVVAGEGLITINNRAQTIKANDIILINCYKPHIYETSSSMETLWMHFDGNVSNDYFNLINERSGNVINSRNSTLVQDYLLSMIDDFRKNRMINEAILSCTIQRMLAELLILSAENTLGNSTNSNYIDESIAFIRNNYKNKISLEDISANVCMSPYHFSRIFKRETGYSPYEYVSILRLNHAKTLLKTTDLSIKEIAFECGFNSETNFIIAFKNHTSLTPGEFRKIPF from the coding sequence ATGTATACAATTGAGTCTGGTGTTTTGGAAGGTTCGTGTGCTTTTTTCAATTCTCCTAGCAATGTGGCAAAGTCATTATTCTTTTATATAAGCTCCCTGGGACACTTCTATTGCGATCATAATTACAGAGTCAAAAGGGACAAATTTGACAGCTATCTTTTAATGTACGTCGTAGCCGGGGAAGGCCTGATCACCATCAACAACAGAGCCCAGACTATAAAAGCGAACGACATAATACTGATAAACTGCTACAAGCCCCACATATATGAAACCAGCAGCTCCATGGAAACCCTCTGGATGCATTTTGACGGAAATGTCAGCAATGATTATTTCAATCTTATAAACGAGAGGTCCGGCAATGTAATCAATTCTAGGAATTCTACCTTGGTTCAGGACTATTTATTATCCATGATAGATGATTTCAGAAAAAACAGGATGATAAACGAAGCCATCCTGTCCTGTACCATACAAAGAATGCTTGCCGAATTGCTGATATTGTCTGCGGAAAACACGCTGGGGAATTCTACAAATTCCAACTATATTGATGAGTCGATTGCTTTTATCAGGAACAATTACAAAAACAAGATTTCCCTCGAGGATATTTCTGCCAATGTGTGCATGAGTCCTTATCACTTCAGCAGGATTTTCAAAAGAGAGACCGGGTACTCCCCTTACGAATATGTAAGCATTTTAAGGCTGAATCATGCCAAGACCCTTTTAAAAACTACAGACTTATCCATTAAAGAGATAGCCTTTGAATGCGGCTTTAACAGTGAAACGAATTTTATTATCGCTTTTAAGAACCACACCAGCCTCACCCCCGGTGAATTCAGAAAGATACCTTTTTGA
- a CDS encoding aldose epimerase family protein — protein sequence MVLQERVSRVNEDYIIQYTLVNRNGIKVSFLNYGGVITRIIAPDRFGQFENIVLSHERIEDYFSNEPYYGALVGRVAGRISNAEFVMDGVRYHLTKNDGNNSIHGGLKNFSHVLWACRVKRENAVELSYESPDGEEGYPGNLKVKVTYELNDEDEFIISYSGVSDRKTPFNPTSHSYFNLSGDDKRDILDHHLIISSSRFLELAKDYLPTGKIMPVEGSVFDFRRGRTIRDAVMSDDEQTVLAKKGLNHPFLLDKEGNYDVILSDSASGREMAVKTDAVGVVIYTGSELPPEKRYHGICIETQGLPDAVNNSSFPSIVIREGEKFNTSTIFKFGVKSDNSIALKKERI from the coding sequence GTGGTTCTGCAGGAGAGGGTTTCACGCGTTAATGAAGATTACATTATTCAGTACACTTTGGTCAACAGGAATGGAATAAAAGTCAGCTTTTTAAATTACGGAGGAGTCATCACCAGGATTATTGCCCCTGATAGATTCGGTCAATTCGAAAACATCGTTTTAAGCCATGAACGCATAGAAGATTATTTCTCAAATGAACCTTACTACGGAGCCTTGGTAGGAAGGGTGGCAGGAAGGATAAGCAATGCGGAGTTTGTGATGGACGGTGTAAGGTACCATTTAACCAAAAATGATGGCAATAACAGCATACATGGAGGTTTGAAGAATTTCAGCCACGTCCTGTGGGCCTGTAGAGTCAAAAGGGAAAATGCGGTGGAGCTGTCATATGAAAGCCCCGACGGTGAGGAAGGATATCCTGGGAATTTAAAGGTAAAGGTTACTTATGAGCTAAATGACGAGGATGAATTCATTATAAGTTATTCAGGCGTTTCCGACAGGAAAACACCCTTTAATCCCACAAGCCATAGTTATTTCAACTTAAGCGGTGATGATAAAAGGGATATACTGGACCATCACTTGATCATAAGCAGCAGCAGATTTCTGGAATTGGCGAAGGACTATTTGCCCACAGGCAAAATAATGCCCGTAGAGGGAAGTGTTTTCGATTTCAGAAGAGGCAGGACGATCAGAGATGCGGTAATGTCCGATGATGAGCAAACAGTGCTGGCTAAGAAGGGATTAAACCATCCGTTTTTGTTGGACAAGGAGGGGAATTACGATGTGATTTTAAGCGATAGCGCCAGCGGCAGAGAGATGGCTGTTAAGACAGATGCGGTGGGGGTGGTAATATATACGGGCAGCGAGTTACCTCCTGAAAAAAGATATCATGGCATCTGTATTGAAACGCAGGGACTGCCGGATGCGGTAAATAATTCTTCCTTTCCATCAATCGTAATACGGGAAGGTGAAAAGTTCAACACATCAACAATATTTAAATTTGGAGTAAAGTCTGACAATAGCATAGCTTTAAAAAAGGAGAGGATATAA